A window of the Leucothrix mucor DSM 2157 genome harbors these coding sequences:
- the purH gene encoding bifunctional phosphoribosylaminoimidazolecarboxamide formyltransferase/IMP cyclohydrolase, with amino-acid sequence MSQATPRPVKRALISVSDKTGIVEFARQLHQHDIEILSTGGTASLLAKENIPVIEVSDYTGFPEMMDGRVKTLHPKIHGGILARRGQDDAVMQEHGIPGIDLIVVNLYPFEATVANPDCSLEDAIENIDIGGPTMVRASAKNHAHVAIVVDPNDYSSVLEQLAQNSGVIEAESRFKMAVKAFEHTARYDGMIANYLGKIVENGKPEGFATTFNTQLVLAQTMRYGENPHQQAAFYVEPNNNQACIASAKQLQGKELSYNNIADTDAALECVKQFDESPACVIVKHANPCGVAKADTLLEAYDKAFQTDPESAFGGIIAFNQPLDTATAQAIIDRQFSEVIIAPSVMDGVSEIIAAKQNVRLLVCGEFTKGAGYQDYKRVAGGLLVQDSDQLLYQELNVVSARAPSEEEMRDLLFAWKVAKFVKSNAIVYAKDNRTVGVGAGQMSRINSARIAGIKAEHAGLTVPGSVMASDAFFPFKDGIEAATEAGIAAVIQPGGSMRDAEVIAAADAAGMAMIFTGMRHFRH; translated from the coding sequence ATGTCTCAAGCGACACCCCGCCCAGTAAAACGTGCTCTAATCAGCGTGTCTGACAAAACCGGCATTGTCGAATTTGCTCGTCAGCTGCATCAGCACGATATCGAAATTCTCTCAACGGGCGGCACTGCAAGTCTGTTAGCTAAGGAAAATATTCCGGTCATCGAAGTGTCTGATTACACTGGCTTTCCAGAAATGATGGATGGTCGTGTTAAAACGCTGCATCCGAAAATTCATGGCGGCATTCTGGCGCGTCGTGGTCAAGATGATGCAGTTATGCAGGAACACGGCATTCCGGGTATTGATTTGATTGTGGTGAATCTGTATCCATTTGAAGCAACGGTAGCCAATCCGGATTGCTCATTAGAAGATGCGATTGAGAACATTGATATCGGCGGCCCAACCATGGTGCGCGCCAGTGCTAAGAACCATGCACACGTTGCGATCGTAGTTGACCCGAATGACTACAGCAGTGTGCTGGAGCAATTAGCTCAAAACAGTGGCGTGATCGAAGCTGAAAGCCGTTTCAAAATGGCCGTTAAAGCCTTTGAGCACACCGCTCGTTATGATGGCATGATCGCTAACTACCTTGGCAAAATCGTTGAAAACGGCAAGCCAGAAGGTTTCGCGACCACCTTTAATACGCAGTTAGTACTGGCACAAACGATGCGTTACGGTGAGAACCCGCATCAACAAGCGGCGTTTTATGTAGAGCCAAATAACAACCAAGCCTGCATCGCTTCGGCCAAGCAATTGCAAGGTAAAGAGCTGTCGTACAACAACATTGCAGATACCGATGCGGCGCTGGAATGTGTGAAGCAGTTTGATGAAAGCCCTGCTTGCGTGATCGTAAAGCATGCCAACCCTTGTGGTGTGGCCAAAGCAGACACTTTACTAGAAGCCTATGACAAAGCTTTCCAAACAGACCCTGAGTCAGCGTTTGGTGGCATTATTGCGTTCAACCAGCCTTTAGATACGGCAACGGCCCAAGCCATTATTGACCGTCAGTTCTCTGAAGTGATCATCGCACCTTCTGTAATGGATGGCGTGAGTGAGATCATTGCAGCTAAGCAAAATGTTCGCTTATTGGTTTGCGGTGAGTTTACAAAAGGCGCTGGCTATCAGGATTACAAACGCGTTGCCGGTGGCTTATTGGTTCAGGACAGCGATCAGTTGTTGTACCAAGAGCTGAATGTCGTGAGCGCACGTGCACCTTCTGAAGAAGAAATGCGTGACCTGTTATTTGCATGGAAAGTGGCTAAGTTCGTTAAGTCGAATGCCATTGTCTATGCCAAAGATAACCGCACAGTCGGTGTTGGTGCAGGCCAAATGAGCCGTATTAACTCGGCACGCATCGCGGGCATTAAAGCAGAACATGCTGGCTTAACCGTTCCGGGTTCAGTGATGGCATCAGATGCCTTCTTCCCATTCAAAGATGGCATTGAAGCAGCCACTGAAGCTGGCATTGCAGCCGTAATTCAGCCAGGTGGCTCAATGCGTGATGCAGAAGTGATTGCTGCAGCAGATGCTGCTGGCATGGCGATGATCTTTACTGGCATGCGTCACTTCAGACACTAA